A stretch of Salvelinus namaycush isolate Seneca chromosome 42, SaNama_1.0, whole genome shotgun sequence DNA encodes these proteins:
- the toporsa gene encoding topoisomerase I binding, arginine/serine-rich a: MAAAKMTLRLRTKSAPDKTSEVLSAEASPDSKCPICLDRFNNMAYLDLCLHKFCFRCIHEWSKNKAECPLCKQPFNSIYHSIQSEKDFKKYDLRPTENGSFGSFAGERFRYRTTLTGARRQDQRRTSPPPDNGVMFEALTGASPPPRQDRGLRRMMARLAARRRAESEGRTVRSLREQEMIKFRRALYRRGVRVRSVRDGGRSRDISAEFFQRNPACLHRLLPWLKRELVVLYGAHGSLVNIVQHIIMSRITRYDMEDQAIQEELQPFLQARTDHFLHEFVNFARAPFNMEAYDQHAVYDCPAPSSDEGSSSNSSVIAISEDEEEGDSVELDPPGDPMSGGALSQSTWDDETPGPSYSTTEPTRALLLSIRDSDSESSVGEECGAVSQPKAPRLTADSAWVKTDKDGPACTSSGDDDCIIVGFVKPLAERTPELVKLSSDSEESVLEEIKDEVPRLPQHIRFTSLSPASSQGQCPGKAEGVERKQDVSCSKERRNTSPSIRRETSSSKSASKNRGQTEKDVRRCHSRDRSRERPRSRSRDRRRRSRSADRSRSTKSPAISINSDSTLSRGRRQSRSQSRDRSHTKWEKKRDNKDGSRSGRSHDSSSHSYHWHYYSRESERDSSATLYTERRSYYSSSHRNIDCRSPSPSQSPDSHRRDKRRSRSRSSTCSPSGAHRKSRHEKPSGKRKYKSRHLEEPAPKDQSSKALDEPPSSTTSFYVKDKKKSKEKRHRKSKEKSGGKRSRSLSVEIIYEGSSSEQTRKHQKKKKKQHKKKGKRHRSKERTGSRKHSPTVITIDSDSDQHTAAGANDANHTCPVSSSTSNSVLAPSTTTTTGNPADSGLLESMLQDWEQQIPPVGLDSGVLEAEPPLNAAAATDTPTHSEGVLSQSASADEANSHSPSNDNTSHFLEES, from the coding sequence ATGGCAGCAGCAAAGATGACCTTACGGCTACGCACGAAGAGTGCCCCGGACAAGACCTCTGAGGTTTTGTCTGCCGAGGCGTCTCCAGACTCTAAGTGCCCCATCTGTCTGGACCGATTCAACAACATGGCCTACCTCGATCTCTGCTTGCACAAGTTCTGCTTCCGCTGCATCCACGAGTGGTCCAAGAACAAAGCCGAGTGCCCGCTATGCAAGCAGCCATTCAACTCTATCTATCACAGTATACAATCAGAGAAGGACTTCAAGAAGTATGACCTGCGGCCCACGGAGAACGGTTCCTTTGGGAGTTTCGCAGGGGAACGGTTCCGCTACCGCACCACGCTGACGGGGGCGCGTCGGCAGGACCAGAGAAGAACATCCCCTCCCCCCGACAACGGGGTCATGTTCGAGGCCCTAACGGGGGCTTCCCCCCCTCCTCGGCAGGACCGAGGCCTCCGTCGCATGATGGCGCGCCTGGCGGCCAGGAGGCGGGCAGAGAGCGAGGGCCGGACTGTGCGCAGCCTCCGTGAGCAGGAGATGATCAAGTTCAGACGGGCGCTCTACCGGCGAGGGGTGCGAGTGCGGAGCGTGCGGGACGGCGGTCGTTCCCGGGACATCTCGGCGGAGTTCTTCCAGAGGAACCCGGCCTGCTTGCACCGCCTGTTGCCCTGGCTGAAGAGAGAGCTGGTGGTGCTGTACGGCGCTCACGGCTCCCTGGTCAACATCGTGCAGCACATTATCATGTCCCGCATCACCCGCTATGACATGGAGGACCAGGCCATCCAGGAGGAGCTGCAGCCCTTCCTCCAGGCCCGCACCGATCACTTCCTGCACGAGTTTGTCAACTTCGCCCGAGCACCCTTCAACATGGAGGCCTACGACCAGCATGCCGTCTACGACTGCCCTGCGCCGTCCTCGGACGAGGGCAGCAGCTCCAACTCCTCGGTGATTGCCATCtctgaggatgaggaggagggcgATTCTGTGGAGCTGGACCCCCCGGGGGACCCCATGTCCGGGGGCGCCCTGAGCCAGTCAACATGGGACGACGAGACACCCGGACCTTCGTACTCCACAACAGAACCCACCAGGGCCCTGCTGCTATCAATCAGAGACTCGGACTCAGAAAGCAGTGTGGGGGAGGAGTGCGGAGCAGTGTCACAGCCAAAGGCCCCTCGCCTGACTGCGGACTCTGCTTGGGTGAAAACCGACAAGGACGGACCGGCGTGTACCTCCTCTGGCGATGACGATTGCATCATCGTGGGCTTTGTAAAACCCCTTGCTGAAAGGACTCCGGAGCTGGTCAAGCTGTCCTCTGACTCAGAGGAGTCTGTTCTGGAGGAGATCAAAGACGAAGTGCCCAGGCTGCCTCAACACATCCGCTTCACCAGCCTTAGCCCCGCCTCCTCTCAAGGCCAATGTCCTGGGAAGGCAGAGGGGGTGGAAAGGAAGCAAGATGTATCATGCTCCAAGGAGAGACGTAACACCTCACCCTCAATTAGACGTGAGACATCATCCAGTAAGTCAGCAAGCAAAAACAGAGGACAAACTGAAAAAGACGTCAGGAGATGTCACAGTCGAGATAGATCTAGAGAGAGGCCACGGTCGAGAAGCAGAGACCGGAGGAGGAGGTCCAGGAGCGCCGACCGCAGCCGCTCGACCAAGAGCCCGGCCATCTCCATCAACAGCGACAGCACTCTGTCCagaggcaggaggcagtcacgCTCCCAAAGCCGCGACCGCTCCCACACTAAATGGGAGAAGAAGAGGGACAATAAAGATGGCAGCCGATCAGGCCGCAGCCACGACTCATCGTCGCACTCCTATCACTGGCACTACTACAGCCGGGAGAGTGAGAGGGACAGCAGTGCCACGCTCTACACAGAGAGGAGGTCCTACTACTCCAGCTCACACAGGAACATCGATTGCAGGTCCCCATCCCCGAGCCAGAGTCCGGATTCCCACCGGCGGGATAAGAGGCGCTCCAGAAGTCGTTCCAGCACCTGTTCGCCGTCCGGCGCTCACAGGAAGTCTCGTCACGAGAAGCCCAGCGGGAAGAGAAAGTACAAATCGAGACACCTGGAGGAACCTGCCCCCAAAGACCAGTCCTCCAAAGCCCTCGACGAGcctccctcctccaccacctcgtTCTATGTGAAAGACAAGAAGAAGAGCAAAGAGAAGCGTCACAGGAAGTCCAAGGAGAAGTCGGGGGGGAAGAGGAGCAGGAGCCTCAGCGTGGAGATCATCTATGAGGGCAGCTCCTCGGAGCAAACCAGGAAGcaccagaagaagaagaagaagcagcacAAGAAGAAGGGCAAGAGGCACAGGAGCAAAGAGCGCACAGGGTCCAGGAAACACTCGCCCACTGTCATCACCATAGACAGCGACAGTGACCAACATACTGCCGCAGGCGCTAACGATGCTAACCACACCTGCCCGGTAAGCAGCAGCACTAGCAACAGCGTGCTAGCGCCtagcacaaccaccaccacaggCAACCctgcagactctggcctgctggaGTCCATGTTACAAGACTGGGAACAGCAGATTCCACCTGTGGGTCTGGACAGTGGAGTGTTGGAGGCGGAGCCTCCTCTaaatgctgctgctgctactgacaCACCCACACATAGTGAGGGGGTTCTGTCCCAATCTGCCTCTGCGGATGAGGCAAACTCTCATAGTCCTTCAAATGacaacacaagtcattttttggAAGAATCATAA
- the ndufb6 gene encoding NADH dehydrogenase [ubiquinone] 1 beta subcomplex subunit 6 — protein sequence MTGYTADEKLRVEQISNLRRKWLKDQELSPREPVLPKTALGPVAKFWAGFLEPKTLWRLYTYKVYTGGVFALTRLLIPAWVVHYYVKYHVAKRPYGIVELKPRLFPGDTILETGEVVPDLPESHGHH from the exons ATGACTGGTTACACAGCAGACGAAAAGCTCCGCGTAGAGCAGATTTCAAACCTCAGGAGGAAATGGCTGAAGGACCAAGAGCTCAGTCCCAGAGAGCCCGTGTTGCCAAAGACAGCCCTCGGGCCTGTGGCAAAATTCTGGGCTGGCTTTCTGGAACCGAAGACCCTGTGGAGGCTTTAC ACCTACAAAGTCTACACTGGTGGAGTGTTTGCCTTGACCCGGTTGTTGATCCCTGCCTGGGTTGTGCATTATTACGTGAAGTATCATGTTGCT AAAAGGCCCTATGGCATCGTGGAGCTGAAGCCCAGACTGTTCCCT GGCGACACCATCTTGGAGACGGGAGAGGTTGTTCCAGACCTCCCAGAGAGCCATGGTCACCACTGA